A window of the Halichoerus grypus chromosome 2, mHalGry1.hap1.1, whole genome shotgun sequence genome harbors these coding sequences:
- the GDNF gene encoding glial cell line-derived neurotrophic factor: MKLWDVVAVCLVLLHTASAFPLPAGKRPPEAPAEDRSLGRRRAPFALSRDSNTPEDYSDRFDDVMDFIQATIRRLRRSPEKQVAVPPRRERNRQAAAGSPESSRAKGRRGQRGRNRGCVLTAIHLNVTDLGLGYETKEELIFRYCSGSCDAAETMYDKILKNLSKTRRLVSDKVGQACCRPIAYDDDLSFLDDNLVYHILRKHSAKKCACI; this comes from the exons ATGAAGTTATGGGATGTCGTGGCTGTCTGCCTGGTGCTGCTCCACACCGCGTCCGCCTTCCCGCTGCCCGCCGGTAAGAGGCCTCCCGAGGCGCCCGCCGAAGACCGCTCCCTCGGCCGCCGCCGCGCGCCCTTCGCGCTGAGCCGTGACT CAAACACGCCAGAGGATTATTCTGATCGGTTTGATGACGTCATGGATTTCATTCAAGCCACCATCCGAAGACTGAGAAGGTCGCCCGAGAAGCAGGTGGCCGTGCCGCCCCGGAGGGAGCGGAATCGCCAGGCCGCGGCCGGCAGCCCGGAGAGTTCCAGGGCCAAAGGGCGGCGAGGCCAGCGGGGCAGAAACCGGGGTTGTGTCTTAACGGCAATACATTTAAACGTCACTGACCTGGGTTTGGGCTACGAAACCAAGGAGGAACTGATTTTTCGGTACTGCAGCGGCTCCTGCGACGCGGCCGAGACAATGTACGACAAGATATTAAAAAACTTATCCAAAACCAGGAGGCTGGTGAGTGACAAAGTAGGGCAGGCTTGCTGCAGACCCATCGCCTACGACGACGACCTGTCGTTCCTGGATGACAACCTGGTTTACCACATTCTAAGGAAGCATTCCGCCAAGAAGTGTGCGTGTATCTGA